The Lycium barbarum isolate Lr01 chromosome 12, ASM1917538v2, whole genome shotgun sequence genome includes a region encoding these proteins:
- the LOC132622801 gene encoding nascent polypeptide-associated complex subunit beta-like, translating to MNVEKLRKMAGSVRTGGKGTMRRKKKAVHKTTTADDKRLQSTLKRIGVNAIPAIEEVNIFKEDVVIQFINPKVQASIAANTWVVSGSPQTKKLQDILPQIIHQLGPDNLENLKKLAEQFQKQAPGTGAPEGAAAAQDDDDDEVPELVAGQTFEAAAAEEGHT from the exons ATGAATGTAGAAAAGCTACGTAAGATGGCCGGTTCGGTCAGGACCGGTGGTAAGGGAACCATGCGAAG AAAGAAGAAGGCTGTTCACAAGACAACTACAGCAGATGACAAGAGACTCCAAAGCACTCTGAAAAGAATTGGGGTGAATGCTATTCCTGCTATCGAAGAGGTTAACATTTTCAAGGAGGATGTAGTTATCCAATTTATTAACCCCAAAG TTCAAGCCTCTATTGCTGCAAACACTTGGGTTGTTAGTGGTTCCCCTCAGACAAAGA AGTTGCAGGATATTCTTCCTCAAATTATTCACCAGTTGG GCCCTGATAATTTGGAGAATTTGAAAAAGCTAGCGGAGCAGTTCCAGAAGCAAGCACCTGGCACCGGGGCGCCTGAAGGTGCTGCTGCAGcacaggatgatgatgatgatgaggtgcCGGAACTTGTGGCTGGTCAAACCTTTGAAGCAGCCGCTGCTGAGGAGGGTCacacttaa